The following are encoded together in the Oncorhynchus masou masou isolate Uvic2021 chromosome 5, UVic_Omas_1.1, whole genome shotgun sequence genome:
- the LOC135540303 gene encoding LOW QUALITY PROTEIN: RNA-binding protein 5-B-like (The sequence of the model RefSeq protein was modified relative to this genomic sequence to represent the inferred CDS: inserted 1 base in 1 codon), whose translation MGRLSRTERSGRYGGNDLGRGESEWRERGEQDMRRWGEERHSERYDGGERRGSRGSPEQRDRKRRNSDRSEDCYHSDGDYPEQEYREEPGEEKESKTIMLRGLSLHITEGDIRAALDQLEGPQPIDVRLMKKRTGISRGFVFVEFYHLQDATRWMETNQKLLVIQGKSVAMHYSIPRHKFEDWLCNTCGLYNFRRRLKCFRCGAAKAEGETNTTGVTEIQPSGDYYGDTIILRNIAPLTTVEAILTALAPHANLSPSNIRLIKDKQTGQNRGFTFVQLSSPLEASQLLTILQGLQPPLKLDGKTIGVDYAKSARKDLLLPDGNRISAFSVASTAIAAAQWSSSQPQQGAEGHLSEYSYLEEGYAPYTQDYQAYYQQAAGDPSQGNGILGAAPGVPAATGVVISQGAQVYQSNLISHTATQALQLAQQLEAKQTGIHSAAAMTAPVSTATATLSGLATDTAVPDTSTYQYDESSGFYFDPQTGLYYDPNTHYYYNSQTQQYLYWDSEKQTYVPASAADQTEQSANASAAASNEAKESKERKQEKPKSKTAQQIAKDMERWAKSLNKQKENFKSSFQPVSQEERKEAAAADAGFTLFEKKQAGSLEMLMSEAVQRPEEQAPTNSAKVGLVAAYSGDSDPEEGGAAEPEHGGSEQDQLTDWKKMACLLCRRQFPNKDGLVRHQQLSDLHKQNLEVHRRSKLSEAELEEQERRETEMKYRDRAAERRXKYGIPEPPAPKKKKFTAQPAPVINYEQPTKDGLNSDNIGNKMLQAMGWQEGRGLGRNQQGITAPIEAQLRAKGAGLGTKGSSYGLSASDTYKDAVRKAMFARFTEME comes from the exons ATGGGACG GTTGAGTCGCACAGAGCGTAGCGGCAGATACGGCGGCAACGATCTGGGCCGGGGTGAGTCAGAGTGGCgtgagaggggagagcaggacaTGCGCCgatggggagaagagagacacaGCGAACGCTACGATGGAGGAGAACGCCGGGGGAGCAGAGGCAGTCCAGAG cagagagacaggaagcgaCGGAACAGCGATAGATCTGAAGACTGTTACCACTCTGATGGAGACTACCCTGAGCAGGAATACAGGGAGGAGccaggggaggagaaggagagtaaaACCATCATGCTCCGGGGCCTGTCTCTTCACATTACAGAGGGAGAC ATCCGAGCTGCCCTGGACCAGCTGGAGGGACCCCAGCCAATAGATGTCCGCCTGATGAAAAAGAggacag GTATAAGCCGAGGTTTCGTCTTCGTGGAGTTTTATCACTTGCAAGATGCTACCCGATGGATGGAGACCAATCAG AAACTCCTGGTCATCCAAGGCAAGAGTGTGGCCATGCACTACAGCATCCCGCGACACAAGTTTGAAGACTGGCTCTGCAACACT TGCGGCCTGTACAATTTCCGGAGGAGGCTGAAGTGCTTCAGGTGTGGAGCAGCTAAAGCTG AGGGTGAGACCAACACCACTGGAGTCACAGAGATCCAGCCGAGTGGAGACTACTACGGCGACA CAATCATCCTGAGGAACATAGCCCCTTTGACCACGGTGGAGGCCATCCTGACAGCCCTGGCCCCCCACGCCAACCTGTCACCCAGCAACATCCGTCTCATTAAGGACAAACAGACGGGTCAGAACAGAGGCTTCACCTTTGTacagctctcctcccctctg GAGGCATCTCAGCTTCTAACCATCCTACAAGGACTACAGCCTCCTCTCAAGCTGGATGGAAAGACCATTGGTGTGGACTATGCCAAGAGTGCCAGGAA GGATCTCTTGCTCCCAGACGGTAACCGGATCAGTGCCTTCTCTGTGGCCAGCACAGCCATCGCTGCTGCCCAGTGGTCCTCCAGCCAG CCTCAGCAGGGTGCTGAAGGACATCTGTCAGAGTACAGCTACCTAGAGGAGGGCTACGCTCCCTACACACAG GACTACCAAGCCTACTACCAGCAGGCAGCAGGAGACCCTTCCCAGGGGAACGGAATACTGGGAG CGGCTCCAGGTGTCCCAGCAGCTACAGGAGTGGTGATCTCACAAGGTGCACAGGTCTACCAATCCAACCTCATCAGTCACACTGCCACACAA GCGTTGCAATTGGCCCAGCAACTGGAAGCAAAACAGACCGGAATTCACTCGGCAGCTGCGATGACAGCGCCGGTTTCCACAGCCACAGCGACACTCTCTGGACTGGCCACTGACACAG CTGTACCTGATACCTCTACCTACCAGTATGACGAATCCTCTGGCTTCTACTTCGACCCTCAAACTGGCCTCTACTACGACCCAAATACCCAC TACTACTACAACTCCCAGACGCAGCAGTACCTCTACTGGGACAGTGAGAAGCAGACGTACGTCCCTGCCTCAGCCGccgaccaaactgagcagagTGCGAATGCATCAGCAGCAGCTAGCAACGAGGCTAAGGAATCCAAGGAGAGGAAACAAGAAAAGCCCAAGAGCAAGACTGCTCAGCAG ATCGCTAAGGACATGGAGCGCTGGGCGAAGAGTCTGAACAAGCAGAAGGAGAACTTTAAGAGCAGCTTCCAGCCCGTcagccaggaggagaggaaagaggccGCGGCCGCTGACGCAGGCTTCACACTCTTCGAGAAGAAG CAGGCTGGAAGCTTGGAAATGCTGATGTCAGAAGCAGTGCAGCGCCCTGAGGAGCAGGCCCCAACCAACTCAGCCAAG GTTGGTCTGGTGGCAGCCTATAGTGGAGACAGTGACCCAGAGGAAGGGGGTGCAGCAGAGCCGGAGCATGGTGGTAGTGAGCAGGACCAGTTGACAGACTGGAAGAAGATGGCGTGCCTGCTGTGTAGGAGACAGTTCCCCAATAAGGACGGCCTGGTGCGCCACCAGCAGCTCTCAGACCTCCATAAG CAAAACCTGGAGGTCCACCGCAGATCTAAGCTGAGTGAGGCTGAActggaggagcaggagaggagagagactgag ATGAAGTACAGGGACCGGGCTgcggagagga gaaaataCGGCATCCCTGAACCCCCAGCACCCAAGAAGAAGAAATTCACCGCACAGCCAGCACCAGTCAT TAACTATGAACAACCCACCAAGGACGGTCTGAACAGTGACAACATAGGGAACAAGATGCTGCAGGCCATGGGATGGCAGGAGGGCAGAGGTCTGGGCCGTAACCAGCAGGGCATCACTGCGCCTATAGAG GCTCAGCTGAGGGCAAAAGGGGCTGGTCTTGGAACCAAAGGCAGCAGCTACGGCCTGTCTGCCTCTGACACATACAAAGACGCTGTCCGCAAAGCCATGTTTGCCCGCTTCACTGAAATGGAGTGA
- the LOC135540305 gene encoding probable protein BRICK1-A — MSIQDDPVQREIHQDWANREYIEVITSSIKKIADFLNSFDMSCRSRLATLNEKLTALERRIEYIEARVTKGETLT, encoded by the exons ATGTCTATCCAGGATGACCCAGTTCAAAGAGAAATCCATCAGGATTGGGCAAATCGCGAGTATATAGAAGTGATCACGAGTAGCATCAAGAAGATTGCCGATTTCCTAAATTCATTTG ATATGTCCTGTCGGTCCCGGTTAGCCACTCTTAATGAGAAGCTAACTGCCTTGGAGCGGAGGATTGAATACATTGAAGCAAGG GTTACTAAAGGTGAAACCCTGACCTAG